A window from Rhinolophus sinicus isolate RSC01 linkage group LG18, ASM3656204v1, whole genome shotgun sequence encodes these proteins:
- the ITGAX gene encoding integrin alpha-X: MANTRTSLFLLTALASSVCFNVDTDKPTIFSMDRAGFGHSVAQYSNSWVVVGAPQEIRAANQTGGLYQCDYRTGTCEPIHLQVPQEAVNMSLGLSLTAATKPFQLLACGPTVHQTCRENVYLTGFCFFLVPRSRQSQRLPSSLQECPRQEQDIVFLIDGSGSIDFRDFAKMLSFVKAVMSQFQRPSAQFSLMQFSDKFLEHFTFKEFMDSSDPLGLLDSVHQLKGYTHTATAIQKATNELFSASKGARKDASKILIVVTDGEKTGDHLRYDDVIPAAEAAGILRYAVGVGSAFQKRVSWKELIDIASRPSQEYIFKVENFDALRDIQNQLKDKIFAIEGTKTSRSSSFELEMSQEGFSAVLTPDGPVLGAVGSFGWSGGAFLYPPNANPTFINMSQEHEDMRDSYLGYSTELALWKGVQSLVLGAPRHQHTGKVVIFIQKPRQWQPKAEVTGTQIGSYFGASLCSVDVDRDGSSDLVLIGAPHHYEPTRGGQVSVCPLPRGRAKWQCDVILRGEQGHPWGRFGAALTVLGDVNGDRLTDVAIGAPGEQENQGAVYLFHGTSRLGISPSHSQRIAGSQLSPRLQYFGQSLSGGQDLTQDGLVDLAVGARGHALLLRTRPVLRVWASIRTSPTEISRSMSECREQTPSFQTLGDATVCLHVYESARNQLGNLKSSVTFDLTLDPGRLSPRAIFKETRARNLTRTLDLGLSQHCEEVALLLSACVEDSVTPIILRLNFSLVGKPILSFGNLQPMLAADAPRYFTTSLPFEKNCGADHVCQDDLGISFGLSGLKSLVVGTHVELTMEVTVWNDGEDSYGTTVTFSYPLGLSYRRVAGSQNQMQSRSLPLTCDNSPAGSQGTRSTHCSIKHLILREGAQITFTATFDVSPKAELGDRLLLTANVSSENNSPRTSKSTSQLELPVTYAIYVVASSHEESTKYLNFSASEEKESSVAQHRYQVNNLGSRDLPVSINFLVPMELNQVPVWTDIEVSHPQNPSIQCSSQRIAPIESNFLTHIQENRVLNCSVADCLRFRCDVPSFGIQEELDFILKGNLSFGWVSQTLQKKVLVVTVAEITFNTSVYSQFPGQEVFLRAQTGTVLEEYEIHNPVPLIVGSSVGGLLLLALITATLYKVGFFKRQYKEMMEEANGQTAPENGTPNPQVAQ; this comes from the exons ATGGCCAACACCAGGACTTCCCTTTTCCTGCTGACGG CCTTGGCGTCCTCTGTCTGCTTCAACGTGGACACGGACAAGCCGACAATCTTCTCCATGGACAGGGCTGGGTTCGGACACAGCGTGGCTCAGTACTCCAACTCCTG GGTGGTGGTTGGAGCCCCCCAGGAGATAAGGGCTGCCAACCAAACAGGTGGCCTCTACCAGTGTGACTACAGAACGGGCACCTGTGAGCCCATCCACCTGCAGG TCCCCCAGGAGGCTGTGAACATGTCGCTGGGCCTGTCCCTGACAGCTGCCACCAAACCCTTTCAGCTGCTG GCCTGTGGCCCTACTGTGCACCAGACATGCAGGGAGAACGTGTACTTGACCGGGTTCTGCTTCTTCCTGGTTCCCCGCTCCCGGCAGTCCCAGAGGCTCCCTTCGTCCCTGCAGG AGTGCCCGAGGCAGGAGCAGGACATCGTGTTCCTGATCGACGGCTCAGGGAGCATCGACTTTCGTGACTTTGCCAAGATGCTGAGCTTCGTCAAGGCCGTGATGAGCCAGTTCCAGAGACCCAGCGCCCAG TTCTCCCTGATGCAGTTCTCTGACAAATTCTTGGAGCACTTCACGTTCAAAGAGTTCATGGACAGCTCAGACCCACTAGGCCTGCTGGATTCCGTGCACCAGCTGAAAGGGTACACTCACACGGCCACAGCCATCCAGAAGGCCAC AAACGAGCTGTTCAGTGCCTCAAAAGGGGCCCGAAAGGATGCCTCGAAGATTCTCATCGTCGTCACCGACGGAGAGAAGACCGGCGACCACCTGCGTTATGATGACGTCATCCCCGCGGCGGAGGCGGCTGGCATCCTCCGCTATGCGGTCGGG GTGGGATCGGCTTTTCAGAAGAGAGTTTCCTGGAAAGAATTAATTGACATTGCATCGCGCCCTTCCCAagagtatatatttaaagtggagAACTTTGATGCTTTGAGAGACATTCAAAACCAACTGAAAGACAAAATCTTCGCCATTGAGG GTACGAAGACCTCAAGAAGCAGTTCCTTCGAATTGGAGATGTCCCAGGAGGGCTTTAGTGCTGTGCTCACACCT gatGGACCCGTTTTGGGGGCTGTGGGGAGCTTCGGCTGGTCTGGAGGGGCCTTCCTGTACCCCCCAAATGCAAACCCCACCTTCATCAACATGTCTCAGGAGCATGAGGACATGAGGGACTCTTACCTGG GTTACTCCACCGAACTGGCGCTCTGGAAGGGGGTACAGAGCCTGGTCCTGGGAGCCCCCCGCCATCAGCACACTGGGAAGGTTGTCATCTTCATCCAGAAGCCCAGGCAATGGCAGCCGAAGGCTGAAGTCACAGGGACCCAG ATCGGCTCCTACTTCGGGGCCTCCCTCTGCTCCGTGGACGTGGACAGAGATGGCAGCTCCGACCTGGTCCTCATCGGGGCTCCCCATCACTATGAGCCGACTCGGGGGGGGCAGGTGTCTGTGTGTCCCTTGCCCCGGGGG AGGGCTAAGTGGCAGTGTGACGTCATTCTCCGTGGGGAGCAAGGCCACCCTTGGGGCCGCTTTGGGGCAGCCCTGACAGTGCTGGGGGACGTGAATGGGGACAGGCTGACGGATGTGGCCATCGGGGCCCCGGGGGAGCAGGAGAACCAGGGTGCTGTCTACCTGTTCCATGGAACGTCTAGACTGGGCATCAGCCCCTCCCACAGCCAG AGGATTGCAGGCTCCCAGCTGTCCCCCAGGCTCCAGTATTTTGGGCAGTCACTGAGCGGGGGTCAGGACCTCACCCAGGATGGACTGGTGGACCTGGCCGTGGGGGCCCGGGGGCACGCACTGCTGCTCAG GACCAGGCCTGTGCTCAGGGTGTGGGCAAGCATTCGCACCTCGCCGACAGAGATTTCTAGGTCCATGTCTGAGTGTCGGGAGCAGACGCCCTCTTTCCAGACACTAGGTGATGCCACGGTCTGCCTTCATGTTTATGAAAGTGCCAGGAACCAGCTGG GTAACCTCAAAAGCTCTGTGACCTTTGACCTGACTCTCGATCCTGGCCGCCTGAGTCCCCGTGCCATCTTCAAAGAGACCAGGGCTCGGAACCTGACGCGCACTCTAGACCTTGGGCTGAGCCAGCACTGTGAGGAAGTGGCATTACTCCTCTCG GCCTGTGTGGAGGACTCCGTGACCCCCATCATCTTGCGTCTCAATTTCTCCCTGGTGGGCAAGCCCATCCTTTCGTTTGGGAACCTGCAGCCTATGCTGGCTGCGGACGCCCCCAGATACTTCACGACCTCT CTCCCTTTTGAGAAGAACTGTGGAGCCGACCACGTCTGCCAGGACGACCTTGGCATCTCCTTTGGCCTCTCAGG CTTGAAGTCCCTAGTAGTGGGGACTCACGTAGAGCTGACCATGGAGGTGACAGTGTGGAATGATGGCGAGGACTCGTATGGAACCACAGTCACCTTCTCCTATCCATTGGGGCTGTCTTACCGACGTGTTGCAGGAAGCCAG AACCAAATGCAGTCGCGCTCCCTGCCCCTGACCTGTGACAACTCCCCAGCGGGGAGCCAGGGAACACGGAGCACCCACTGCAGCATCAAACACCTCATCCTCCGCGAGGGGGCCCAG ATCACCTTCACAGCCACCTTTGACGTCTCCCCCAAGGCCGAGCTGGGAGACCGGCTCCTTCTGACAGCCAATGTGAGTAG tgAGAATAATTCCCCCAGAACCAGCAAGAGCACCTCCCAGCTGGAGCTCCCTGTGACGTATGCCATCTACGTGGTGGCCAGCAG ccATGAAGAATCCACCAAGTATCTCAACTTCTCAGCctcagaggagaaagaaagcagcGTGGCCCAGCACAGATACCAG GTCAACAACCTGGGGTCCAGGGATCTGCCTGTCAGCATCAACTTCCTGGTTCCTATGGAGCTGAACCAGGTGCCTGTGTGGACAGACATAGAGGTCTCCCACCCCCAG AACCCGTCGATTCAGTGCTCTTCACAGAGAATAGCGCCCATAGAGTCCAACTTTCTGACCCACATTCAGGAGAACCGTGTGCTG AATTGCTCCGTCGCTGACTGCCTGAGGTTCCGCTGTGACGTCCCCTCCTTCGGCATCCAGGAGGAACTTGACTTCATCCTGAAGGGCAACCTCAGCTTCGGCTGGGTCAGCCAG ACACTGCAGAAGAAGGTCTTGGTGGTGACTGTGGCGGAAATCACGTTCAACACATCTGTGTATTCCCAGTTCCCAGGACAGGAGGTGTTTTTGAGAGCCCAG ACGGGCACGGTGCTAGAGGAGTACGAGATCCACAACCCGGTGCCCCTCATCGTGGGCAGCTCTGTGGGGGGCCTGCTGCTGCTGGCTCTCATCACGGCCACACTGTACAAG GTTGGCTTCTTCAAACGTCAGTACAAGGAAATGATGGAGGAAGCAAATGGACAGACTGCCCCAGAAAATGGAACACCAAACCCCCAAGTTGCCCAATAA